A part of Terriglobus roseus genomic DNA contains:
- a CDS encoding tannase/feruloyl esterase family alpha/beta hydrolase, whose protein sequence is MIRSSLLALSLISLPASAFAAQDCASLKKVAVPDATILSATEVPSQPFAAPISTPGLMLPPLCVVKGILHPTTDSKIRFEVWLPQTGWNGKIVDVGNGGFAGSIGYQQMGANVLAGYATGDSDAGHQADSEDASWAFGHPEKIKDFAWRAVHLTAGVSKIMVKAYYGKPQEKAYFDSCSDGGREALMEAQRFPQDYDGILAGAPANNWTHMLTNGLAMAQAMGDDPTAFFSSMKLPAIHAASLAACDAQDGVKDGILTDPEHCRFDPAVLTCKGAEDTSCLTPKQVQTLHALYGGSKDAKGQTIFPGYVPGDEGAGWKSWILGTAPTTGSGGAYVTNYFRYMVYNDPKWNPLAANTEDALRRGMESAAKEVDATNADLSAFAAHGGKLILYHGWNDPGISPWNTVNYFNDVKKTMGEAKAAQTVRLFMAPGVEHCLGGPGPSLFGQLGFPAANGKGTGAMDLLQVWVEKGTAPEIILATTPKDPRVPQIVRPLCAYPKRAVYNGKGDPNQPDSFTCKAN, encoded by the coding sequence ATGATTCGCTCATCTCTACTCGCGCTGAGTCTCATTTCCCTCCCCGCCTCCGCCTTCGCTGCGCAGGATTGTGCGTCATTGAAGAAGGTTGCAGTGCCAGATGCCACCATTCTTTCCGCTACCGAAGTCCCTTCACAGCCCTTTGCCGCACCCATATCCACGCCCGGACTGATGCTGCCACCACTGTGCGTCGTGAAAGGCATTCTGCATCCCACGACCGATTCCAAGATCCGCTTTGAAGTATGGCTGCCGCAGACGGGATGGAACGGCAAGATCGTAGACGTGGGCAACGGCGGTTTCGCCGGTTCCATCGGCTACCAGCAGATGGGCGCAAACGTGTTGGCTGGTTACGCCACCGGTGATTCCGACGCAGGACACCAGGCCGATTCCGAAGACGCAAGCTGGGCCTTCGGACATCCCGAGAAGATCAAAGACTTCGCTTGGCGCGCGGTTCATCTCACCGCAGGCGTGTCGAAGATCATGGTCAAGGCTTACTACGGCAAGCCGCAGGAGAAAGCCTACTTTGACTCATGCAGCGACGGCGGGCGTGAAGCGCTGATGGAAGCACAGCGTTTCCCGCAGGATTATGACGGCATTCTCGCCGGCGCTCCGGCCAACAACTGGACGCATATGCTGACCAACGGTCTCGCAATGGCGCAGGCCATGGGCGACGATCCAACGGCGTTCTTCTCCAGCATGAAGTTGCCGGCGATCCACGCCGCATCGCTCGCCGCATGCGATGCACAAGACGGCGTGAAGGACGGCATCCTCACTGATCCGGAACACTGCCGCTTTGATCCCGCAGTGCTTACCTGCAAAGGCGCTGAAGACACCAGTTGCCTAACGCCAAAACAGGTGCAGACATTGCACGCGCTGTATGGTGGCAGCAAAGACGCCAAAGGACAAACCATCTTCCCCGGCTATGTTCCCGGCGATGAAGGCGCGGGTTGGAAGAGCTGGATTCTGGGCACCGCTCCAACAACCGGCAGCGGCGGCGCTTACGTAACCAACTACTTCCGTTACATGGTCTACAACGATCCGAAGTGGAACCCGCTCGCAGCCAACACGGAAGACGCTCTGCGACGTGGCATGGAAAGCGCAGCCAAAGAGGTCGATGCCACCAACGCTGATCTTTCCGCATTCGCAGCGCACGGCGGCAAGCTGATTCTGTATCACGGCTGGAACGATCCCGGCATCTCGCCATGGAACACGGTGAATTACTTCAACGATGTGAAGAAGACCATGGGCGAAGCGAAGGCAGCGCAGACCGTGCGACTGTTCATGGCGCCCGGTGTGGAACATTGCCTCGGCGGCCCCGGACCAAGCCTCTTTGGTCAGCTTGGATTTCCCGCAGCAAACGGCAAGGGTACCGGCGCTATGGACCTGCTGCAGGTGTGGGTAGAGAAGGGCACAGCGCCAGAGATAATTCTGGCCACCACGCCGAAAGATCCGCGAGTGCCGCAGATTGTGCGTCCGTTGTGTGCCTATCCGAAACGCGCTGTGTACAACGGCAAAGGCGATCCGAATCAGCCCGACAGCTTCACCTGCAAAGCAAATTAA
- a CDS encoding GNAT family N-acetyltransferase, which yields MHPTDSARLRFRTWRAEDLPLAIALWTDGDVMRHMGGARSVAQAEERFRDECANQQKYGFQYWPIFSLETGEHAGCAGLRPFHGSLGELEIGVHIARPFWSGRYGEEAARAVMAHAWAHTSTSSLVAGHGPDNANSQALIERLGFVYTHHEPWGPHQRMHPYYRLDRPL from the coding sequence ATGCACCCGACCGATAGCGCGCGTCTGCGTTTTCGTACATGGCGCGCTGAGGATCTGCCGTTGGCGATTGCTCTCTGGACAGACGGTGATGTGATGCGTCACATGGGCGGTGCTCGTTCCGTGGCACAGGCTGAGGAGCGCTTTCGCGATGAGTGTGCTAACCAACAGAAGTATGGCTTTCAATACTGGCCAATCTTTTCGTTGGAGACGGGCGAACATGCAGGATGTGCAGGACTTCGTCCCTTTCACGGCTCACTGGGTGAACTTGAAATTGGTGTGCACATTGCACGGCCATTCTGGAGCGGACGCTATGGTGAAGAAGCCGCACGCGCTGTAATGGCGCACGCCTGGGCTCACACATCTACCTCATCGCTTGTTGCAGGGCATGGTCCGGATAACGCAAATTCGCAGGCGCTGATTGAGCGGCTGGGGTTCGTGTATACCCACCACGAACCCTGGGGACCGCATCAACGCATGCATCCGTACTATCGGTTGGACCGGCCTCTGTAG
- a CDS encoding KTSC domain-containing protein: MVSIRAMRYDEVSQVLTVDFRNWGGTKRYFDVPPSEWAQLQAVFAKAAYLQNVIAHKHRSEALLAA, translated from the coding sequence ATGGTTTCAATCCGGGCAATGCGCTATGACGAAGTAAGCCAGGTGCTGACGGTGGATTTCCGCAACTGGGGCGGAACTAAGCGGTATTTCGATGTGCCTCCCAGCGAATGGGCGCAACTGCAGGCGGTCTTTGCAAAGGCTGCATACCTGCAGAATGTGATTGCACACAAACATCGCTCCGAAGCTCTACTGGCTGCCTAA
- a CDS encoding TonB-dependent receptor, with protein sequence MFLRRYRLASIALALIATSAEPSLVAQVVGSTIHGVVTDSSGAAVSGAAVVVRDEDTGTERRLTTDAAGRYAAPSVAVGTYTISVQAAGFAAEKHSGISLTVGQAVAFDLHLRVASDAQQVSVTDSAPTVNLSNEQVSGLVNERQVKDLPLNGRSYDQLITLNPATVNYTSQRSGSVGTSNSSVGNMFSVSGRRPQDNLYLLNGVEYTGASLINVTPGGTSGQLLGVEAVREFNVVSDTYGASYGKRQGAQISIVTASGTNRVHGSAYEFLRNSALDARNYFDQAKKPNFQRNNFGAALGGPIRTDKIFLFGNYEGYRQNLGLSDVTLVPNAASRASAVASVKPLLNLWPIANGPDLGSGIAIAYSTPTQHIREDFGTARADANLTANDLLFGVYTVDDSTAHTPTQNPLSLIDEALREQVFSVQEQHVFSPRVLNTARFGFSRASFYFMGSVPSDIAAVSGTFVPGKPVGAIVIAGSTASNGSSQITGAGANVGSNNAITRNLFTFDDHVYITLGNHTLEAGGWLQRLQSNDNLAQNQYGQASFASLSTFLAGNIKTFTVVPSPTELAWRSWFGAAYVEDTWKAHRNLELSYGLRFESSNGFNEAQGRAGVYTLTNGVISTNPTVGSNGLLNNHAKFLPQPRVGLAWNVSGDGKTAVRASFGLHHSLLDNLDYRFDQAAPFNTTLSYSGTTVANPTSGAAGLISPSNVQTDIATPTVASYTLRIERQLAPNLSLTAGYIGSHGYHQILSENQNEPASITCNNNCPTGVPNGTLYYPNTTRANPAVANTTSWVSQGISNYNGLLLDLKRNFSSGLQFRAVYTFSKNLDNGSAWNTSVSANTPAFVSYPKNPALDYGPAATDVRHLAAFNGTYNLPFGHGHALASNTGALTNQLVSGWTVSTILTLQSGLPFSPQLGYNPTGSGDTRNPVRPNVNSSFNGKLINKGTTAQRVAQYFNPAAFSAPAYGTVGNLGRDTLNAPGYADWDLSLQKTTSIGERVLAQFRVESFNLLNHTNLLSPNAVIYSSGPSQGTTANQTAAIVASPTAGVITAAATSRQLQLSLKLSF encoded by the coding sequence ATGTTTTTGCGTCGCTATCGTCTTGCATCTATTGCACTCGCTCTTATTGCTACCTCTGCTGAACCGTCGCTGGTTGCGCAGGTTGTTGGCAGCACCATCCATGGCGTTGTTACGGACTCGTCTGGCGCTGCTGTTTCTGGCGCAGCTGTCGTTGTACGCGACGAAGACACTGGAACGGAACGCCGCCTGACTACCGATGCGGCGGGGCGCTACGCCGCTCCGTCTGTCGCCGTTGGTACATACACCATCTCGGTGCAGGCAGCAGGCTTCGCAGCGGAGAAGCATAGCGGCATAAGCCTTACCGTCGGGCAGGCTGTTGCGTTTGATCTGCATCTGCGTGTGGCTTCCGATGCGCAGCAAGTCAGCGTGACTGACAGCGCCCCTACTGTGAATCTGTCGAACGAGCAGGTCTCTGGACTGGTGAATGAACGCCAGGTGAAAGACCTGCCGCTGAACGGACGCAGCTACGACCAGCTCATCACGCTGAATCCTGCGACGGTGAATTACACCTCGCAACGATCTGGTTCGGTGGGGACGTCGAACTCGTCCGTGGGCAATATGTTTTCGGTTTCTGGGCGGCGTCCGCAGGACAATCTTTACCTTCTCAACGGTGTGGAATACACAGGTGCATCGCTGATCAACGTAACTCCCGGTGGCACCAGTGGTCAGTTGCTGGGTGTGGAGGCTGTGCGCGAATTCAACGTGGTCTCAGACACGTATGGCGCGAGCTACGGTAAGCGGCAGGGTGCGCAGATCAGCATTGTTACCGCGTCAGGAACGAATCGCGTACACGGTTCGGCGTATGAGTTTTTGCGGAACTCCGCACTGGATGCACGCAACTACTTCGATCAGGCAAAGAAGCCGAACTTCCAACGCAATAACTTTGGTGCAGCGTTGGGTGGCCCTATTCGTACGGACAAGATCTTCCTGTTCGGTAACTACGAAGGCTATCGCCAGAACCTTGGCTTGAGCGACGTTACGCTGGTTCCGAATGCGGCATCACGTGCTTCGGCGGTTGCATCCGTGAAGCCATTGTTGAATCTTTGGCCCATCGCCAATGGGCCAGATCTTGGCTCGGGCATTGCCATTGCGTATTCGACACCGACGCAGCATATCCGCGAAGACTTTGGCACCGCGCGTGCCGATGCGAATCTGACTGCGAACGATCTGTTGTTTGGCGTGTATACCGTGGACGATTCGACGGCGCACACACCCACGCAGAATCCGCTTTCACTGATTGATGAAGCGCTGCGCGAACAGGTGTTCAGCGTGCAGGAACAGCATGTGTTTTCACCGCGTGTGTTGAACACGGCTCGCTTCGGTTTCTCGCGCGCAAGCTTTTACTTCATGGGTTCGGTGCCTTCGGATATTGCCGCTGTATCTGGAACGTTTGTTCCCGGTAAGCCTGTGGGCGCGATTGTGATTGCGGGATCGACGGCTTCGAACGGCTCTTCGCAGATCACCGGTGCGGGTGCGAACGTTGGATCGAACAATGCGATTACGCGCAACCTGTTTACGTTTGACGACCACGTGTACATCACGCTGGGCAATCACACGCTTGAAGCGGGCGGGTGGTTGCAGCGTCTGCAATCGAACGACAACCTGGCGCAGAACCAGTACGGTCAGGCCAGCTTTGCATCGCTGTCGACGTTTCTCGCGGGCAACATCAAGACCTTTACTGTTGTGCCTTCGCCAACGGAACTGGCATGGCGCAGCTGGTTTGGTGCCGCCTATGTGGAAGACACGTGGAAAGCACATCGCAATCTGGAGCTGAGCTATGGTCTGCGTTTTGAGAGCAGCAATGGCTTCAATGAAGCGCAGGGCCGCGCTGGTGTGTACACGCTGACCAATGGCGTCATCAGTACTAATCCCACCGTGGGCAGCAATGGCCTGTTGAATAACCATGCTAAGTTCCTGCCGCAGCCGCGTGTGGGACTTGCATGGAATGTTAGCGGCGATGGCAAGACTGCAGTACGCGCCAGCTTTGGTTTGCATCATTCGCTGCTGGATAACCTGGACTATCGTTTCGATCAGGCTGCGCCGTTTAATACGACGCTGTCTTACAGCGGTACTACTGTTGCGAATCCAACATCCGGTGCGGCAGGTTTGATCTCGCCTTCGAATGTGCAGACCGATATTGCTACACCAACCGTTGCGTCGTACACACTGCGCATTGAACGTCAGCTTGCACCGAATCTTTCGTTGACTGCGGGCTACATTGGATCGCACGGTTATCACCAGATTTTGAGTGAGAATCAGAACGAACCGGCATCCATCACCTGCAACAACAACTGCCCCACGGGTGTGCCCAACGGCACGCTGTACTACCCGAACACCACGCGCGCGAATCCTGCCGTGGCGAACACCACATCGTGGGTGTCGCAGGGCATCAGCAATTACAACGGCCTGTTGTTGGACTTGAAACGAAACTTCTCCAGCGGTCTGCAGTTCCGCGCGGTTTATACCTTCAGCAAGAATCTGGATAACGGCTCGGCGTGGAACACGAGCGTCTCTGCGAATACGCCTGCATTCGTTTCTTATCCGAAGAACCCTGCGTTGGATTATGGTCCGGCTGCCACGGATGTTCGTCATCTTGCGGCGTTCAATGGAACGTACAATCTGCCGTTCGGTCACGGCCATGCTCTTGCTTCGAACACCGGTGCGTTGACGAATCAACTGGTGAGTGGATGGACGGTGAGCACCATTCTCACGCTGCAGAGTGGTCTGCCGTTCTCACCGCAGCTTGGTTACAACCCCACGGGTTCCGGCGATACGCGTAATCCGGTTCGCCCGAATGTAAACAGCAGCTTCAACGGCAAGCTGATTAACAAGGGCACTACTGCACAGCGTGTGGCGCAGTACTTCAATCCTGCGGCGTTCAGCGCGCCTGCGTATGGCACGGTGGGCAATCTGGGACGCGATACGTTGAATGCCCCCGGCTATGCGGATTGGGACCTGTCGTTGCAGAAGACCACTTCCATCGGCGAACGCGTGTTGGCGCAGTTCCGCGTGGAGAGCTTCAATCTGTTGAACCACACGAACCTGCTTAGTCCGAATGCAGTGATCTATTCTTCCGGCCCATCGCAAGGTACGACGGCGAATCAAACCGCAGCAATTGTCGCGAGCCCCACGGCTGGTGTCATCACAGCGGCCGCTACGTCACGGCAATTGCAATTGAGCCTGAAATTGAGCTTCTAA
- a CDS encoding glycoside hydrolase 43 family protein codes for MQRWIAGLLGASSLLLGSASAQKKEATVPFHNPILFADYSDPDVIADGGKYYLVASTFQYVPGIPILESTDLVHWTILGHAVDRVTLAPQYGLIDGNRYGAGIWAPAIRKHNGTYFIYFPTPDEGIFVTTAKSIRGPWSKPVAVIAQAKLEDPCPFWDDDGNAYLIHSRKGAGPLILHRMSPDGLHVLDEGKVIVDDPKNLHTLEGPKMYKRNGWYYIFAPYGGVGTGAQVVMRSKNVWGPYDYRTVLAQGNTDINGPHQGGYIETPDGKGWFIHFQKRESHGRILHLQPVRWEDDWPIMGNAPAGATQGTPVASGEVAVPVASVGEGSPQTSDEFTAKTLAPQWEWNHNPDNALWSLTKRSGYLSLTPSVATDLFAAHNTLTQQMQDNDFEATVRLDVTKLPTSGHAGLSMFEKAAGGVEITTNAQGKRQLFFFHGSDRAAGPEITRNVVDLRIMVHGDVAAYSYSTDGTTFQPLGAETKMTFSWWKGARPAIFVYRTSTNGDAGRVDVDWFRYKTISQ; via the coding sequence ATGCAGCGTTGGATTGCAGGTTTGTTAGGAGCCAGTTCGCTGTTGCTGGGCAGTGCTTCTGCACAGAAAAAAGAAGCGACCGTTCCCTTCCACAACCCCATCCTCTTCGCCGATTATTCCGACCCCGACGTGATCGCCGATGGCGGAAAGTATTACCTCGTCGCATCCACCTTTCAATACGTGCCAGGCATCCCCATCCTTGAATCGACGGATCTGGTGCATTGGACGATTCTTGGTCACGCCGTCGATCGCGTAACACTGGCGCCGCAGTATGGCCTTATCGATGGCAATCGTTACGGCGCTGGCATCTGGGCGCCTGCCATCCGCAAGCACAACGGCACATACTTCATTTACTTCCCCACGCCGGATGAAGGCATCTTCGTAACCACGGCGAAGTCGATTCGCGGACCCTGGTCAAAGCCCGTTGCGGTCATTGCGCAGGCAAAGCTGGAAGATCCGTGCCCCTTCTGGGATGACGATGGCAATGCGTACCTCATCCATTCGCGCAAAGGCGCAGGCCCGCTGATCCTGCATCGCATGTCGCCGGATGGATTGCATGTTCTGGACGAAGGCAAGGTCATCGTGGACGATCCCAAGAACCTGCACACGCTCGAAGGCCCCAAGATGTACAAGCGGAATGGCTGGTACTACATCTTCGCGCCGTACGGCGGTGTGGGCACCGGAGCGCAAGTCGTAATGCGTTCAAAGAACGTATGGGGACCATACGACTATCGCACCGTACTGGCGCAGGGCAACACGGACATCAACGGGCCACATCAAGGCGGCTACATTGAAACGCCTGATGGCAAAGGCTGGTTCATCCACTTCCAGAAGCGCGAATCACACGGCCGCATCCTTCATCTGCAGCCAGTGCGATGGGAAGATGACTGGCCCATCATGGGCAATGCTCCCGCAGGCGCAACGCAGGGAACGCCTGTAGCCTCTGGCGAAGTGGCGGTTCCCGTTGCATCCGTCGGCGAAGGATCGCCGCAAACATCGGACGAATTCACCGCGAAAACACTGGCGCCGCAGTGGGAGTGGAACCACAATCCTGACAATGCATTGTGGTCGTTAACGAAGCGCAGCGGTTATCTAAGCCTGACGCCATCCGTCGCAACAGACCTATTCGCCGCACACAACACACTGACGCAACAGATGCAGGACAACGATTTCGAAGCGACTGTGAGGCTGGATGTGACCAAGCTTCCGACAAGTGGCCATGCAGGCTTGAGCATGTTTGAAAAGGCTGCAGGCGGCGTGGAGATCACCACCAACGCGCAAGGCAAACGCCAGCTGTTCTTCTTCCACGGAAGCGATCGCGCCGCAGGCCCTGAAATAACGCGCAACGTTGTGGATCTTCGCATCATGGTACATGGCGACGTGGCCGCCTATTCTTACAGCACAGATGGCACAACCTTCCAGCCGCTCGGTGCAGAGACAAAGATGACCTTCTCATGGTGGAAGGGCGCACGCCCAGCCATCTTCGTGTATCGCACATCAACCAACGGCGATGCAGGCCGCGTAGATGTGGACTGGTTCCGCTACAAGACGATCAGCCAGTAA
- a CDS encoding SGNH/GDSL hydrolase family protein encodes MKTLRVLPILFGVCLSLPAQTWVGSWAASQQVPTGANALAANELQSATLRQIVHLSLGGEQLRIRIANTFGTVPLHLAAVHIAKPKSAVDAAIDPGTDRALSFDGKPDVVIPAGAEYLSDPIAFHATTSSDLAITIRYTDAPDVQTSHPGSRATSYLSHTAAVDAATMPDAKKFEHWFQISGVDVPASKDTATVVTLGDSITDGHGATDNGNDRWPDDLAARLLADAKTRSRGVLNHGLGGNRVLLDGQGPNALARFSRDVLAQPGVKYVIVFEGVNDLGMSTKDAEISPEDHAALVAHILGAYEQMIDRAHTAGLKIYGATITPYQGFIFYHPTATNEADRQKINAWIRASGHFDAVLDFDKIVADPADPARLLPKFDSGDHIHPNQSAYHAIAESIPLSLFAK; translated from the coding sequence ATGAAAACCCTCCGTGTCCTGCCCATTCTCTTCGGCGTCTGTCTGTCACTCCCTGCGCAGACATGGGTGGGGAGTTGGGCTGCGTCGCAACAGGTTCCTACCGGCGCCAATGCCTTGGCGGCGAATGAGTTACAGTCCGCCACGCTCCGACAGATCGTGCATCTTTCGTTAGGCGGCGAGCAGCTTCGCATCCGCATCGCCAATACGTTTGGCACCGTGCCGCTGCATCTCGCCGCAGTACACATCGCAAAGCCGAAATCCGCAGTCGACGCCGCGATTGATCCTGGCACCGATCGCGCCTTGAGTTTTGACGGCAAGCCAGATGTCGTCATTCCAGCAGGCGCGGAATACCTATCTGATCCGATTGCATTTCACGCAACAACATCCTCTGACCTTGCCATCACGATTCGCTACACGGATGCGCCAGACGTCCAAACCAGCCATCCCGGATCGCGCGCAACGTCGTATCTTTCACACACCGCAGCGGTCGACGCCGCAACGATGCCGGATGCGAAAAAGTTTGAACACTGGTTCCAGATCAGCGGCGTGGATGTTCCTGCTTCGAAAGACACGGCAACGGTCGTCACCCTGGGCGATTCCATCACCGACGGTCACGGAGCTACAGACAACGGCAACGATCGCTGGCCCGATGATCTCGCAGCACGTTTGCTGGCCGATGCCAAAACGCGTTCGCGCGGTGTGTTGAATCATGGACTCGGCGGCAATCGCGTGCTGCTCGACGGACAAGGACCAAATGCACTGGCACGCTTCAGCCGCGATGTTCTCGCACAGCCCGGCGTGAAGTACGTCATCGTCTTCGAAGGCGTGAACGACCTCGGCATGTCCACAAAAGACGCGGAGATTTCACCAGAAGACCACGCCGCACTCGTAGCGCACATCCTTGGTGCCTATGAACAGATGATCGACCGCGCACACACGGCAGGCTTAAAGATTTACGGAGCGACCATCACGCCCTATCAGGGGTTCATCTTCTATCACCCCACCGCAACGAACGAAGCAGACCGCCAGAAGATCAACGCATGGATACGCGCATCCGGGCACTTCGATGCTGTTCTGGATTTCGACAAAATCGTCGCTGATCCTGCAGATCCCGCGCGCCTGTTGCCCAAATTCGATTCCGGCGATCACATCCATCCAAATCAATCGGCGTACCACGCCATTGCAGAAAGCATTCCGCTGTCGCTGTTTGCGAAGTGA
- a CDS encoding SDR family NAD(P)-dependent oxidoreductase, with the protein MDLNGRTAVVIGGTSGIGRAIALGFAKAGADVVASSRSVEGVAQTAAEIRALGRKTTEATSDVQSRVSLEDLCIRVLADFPSVDILVNAAGITKREPTLDVLDDTWNNILDVNLTGTLRSCQVFGRHMIQQKRGRIINIASLSSFVAFMEVSAYCASKAAVASLTRSLAVEWSKHGVLVNAIAPGIFPTALNSKIIDSPRGQELKLRTPMDRFGTTDELVSTAIYLASDATSFTTGQIIAVDGGFLASGVNQ; encoded by the coding sequence ATGGATCTTAACGGACGCACAGCGGTTGTGATTGGCGGAACATCCGGCATCGGCAGGGCCATCGCGCTTGGTTTTGCGAAGGCGGGTGCGGATGTTGTCGCGTCTTCACGTTCTGTCGAAGGTGTCGCACAAACGGCAGCGGAGATTCGCGCGCTTGGCCGCAAGACCACGGAAGCGACCTCCGATGTGCAATCGCGCGTGTCGCTGGAAGACCTGTGCATCCGCGTGCTGGCGGACTTCCCTTCCGTGGACATTCTTGTGAACGCCGCCGGCATTACGAAACGCGAGCCCACGCTGGATGTACTGGACGACACGTGGAACAACATTCTGGATGTGAACCTCACAGGCACACTGCGTAGTTGCCAGGTGTTTGGTCGCCACATGATTCAACAGAAGCGTGGCCGCATCATCAACATCGCGTCGCTCTCAAGCTTTGTGGCATTCATGGAAGTCTCTGCGTACTGCGCCAGTAAAGCTGCTGTAGCGTCGCTTACACGTTCGCTTGCGGTGGAGTGGTCAAAGCATGGCGTGTTGGTCAACGCGATTGCGCCGGGTATCTTTCCCACTGCGCTGAACAGCAAAATCATCGATAGCCCACGCGGGCAGGAACTGAAGTTGCGCACACCGATGGATCGCTTTGGCACAACGGATGAGCTGGTGAGCACCGCGATTTATCTTGCGAGCGATGCCACCAGCTTCACCACGGGACAGATCATTGCAGTGGATGGCGGATTCCTTGCCAGTGGTGTGAACCAGTAG
- the murJ gene encoding murein biosynthesis integral membrane protein MurJ: protein MADTTSSQNTRGRASSAFSASLLLMVSALLSGVLGLVRGKLIAHFFGVSGAVDAYTGAFQLPDTISYLLIGGVASTTFVKLLTQYENEGRQTEGDLALSNVLNVMTLVLSAGLVLAGIFAPQYVRYVLELRNPETAHLCVQLTRILLVNQLLGFAGGIFGSRLLVRKIFIYQAVQPLLYNGGIIAGAVLLHARFGVHSLAYGAVVGAFFGFFLTYVIGAYSIGMRWSPIFNLRDPALREWVKLSLPLMLGQSLVTLDPWIRNHFAGHTEGAISLMSYSRQLFNAPMNIIGPAAGAASLPFFASLWLKDKSAFNSAVNRSVSRLLAVSLLLTSVMIALAQPIIDVALRGGKFHGADASAAASLFVLFCYSLVFWASQNLYARAFYAVGNTLTPMISGTVVTVLSLPVYALLFRTHGIPGLVIASDIGIAAHMIALAVLLNRKGMVRVADLEWSELGKSSLAAILGGCAAAFSLRYLPQGTTFVTALLRLATGTAAWFVVVVVVLLLTRSALPAVVLRRKTKPASAAAPLIEASDAPDR from the coding sequence TTGGCGGACACGACCTCATCCCAGAACACGCGCGGACGCGCTTCGTCTGCGTTCTCTGCATCGCTGCTGCTCATGGTCTCCGCGCTGTTGAGCGGTGTGCTTGGACTGGTGCGCGGCAAACTCATCGCACACTTCTTTGGTGTGAGCGGCGCGGTGGATGCGTACACGGGCGCGTTTCAGCTACCGGACACCATTTCATATCTGTTGATTGGCGGCGTTGCGTCCACAACTTTTGTCAAGCTGCTGACGCAATATGAAAACGAAGGGCGACAGACGGAAGGCGATCTTGCGCTTTCCAATGTGCTCAACGTGATGACGCTCGTGTTGAGCGCGGGGCTGGTTCTCGCCGGTATTTTTGCGCCGCAATATGTGCGTTACGTATTGGAATTGCGCAATCCGGAGACCGCGCATCTCTGCGTACAGTTGACGCGGATCCTGCTGGTGAACCAGTTGCTGGGCTTTGCAGGCGGCATCTTTGGTTCGCGCCTGCTGGTGCGAAAGATCTTCATCTATCAGGCTGTGCAACCGCTGCTGTACAACGGCGGCATCATTGCAGGAGCCGTACTGCTGCATGCGCGGTTCGGAGTTCATTCGCTTGCGTACGGTGCAGTGGTGGGAGCGTTCTTTGGGTTCTTTCTCACCTATGTCATTGGCGCCTATTCCATTGGAATGCGGTGGTCGCCGATATTCAATCTCCGTGATCCGGCATTGCGCGAGTGGGTAAAGCTGAGCCTGCCGCTGATGCTGGGGCAATCGCTGGTGACGCTTGATCCTTGGATACGGAACCATTTTGCGGGCCACACAGAAGGCGCGATTTCGCTGATGAGTTATTCGCGCCAGTTGTTCAATGCGCCGATGAACATCATTGGACCTGCAGCGGGCGCGGCTTCCCTGCCATTCTTTGCCTCGCTTTGGTTGAAGGATAAGTCTGCGTTCAACTCTGCGGTGAATCGTTCTGTTTCGCGATTGCTGGCTGTAAGTCTGTTGCTTACATCTGTGATGATCGCGCTGGCGCAGCCCATCATTGATGTTGCATTGCGTGGTGGAAAGTTCCACGGTGCCGATGCTTCGGCAGCAGCTTCTCTGTTTGTTTTGTTTTGCTATTCGCTAGTCTTCTGGGCATCACAGAACCTGTATGCGCGTGCGTTTTATGCTGTTGGCAACACGCTTACGCCAATGATCTCTGGCACGGTTGTTACGGTGCTTTCGCTGCCGGTGTATGCATTGCTCTTCCGTACGCATGGCATTCCGGGATTGGTCATTGCATCAGACATTGGCATTGCTGCGCACATGATTGCGCTGGCTGTCCTGCTGAATCGTAAAGGCATGGTGCGTGTTGCCGACCTGGAATGGAGCGAGCTCGGCAAGTCTTCGCTGGCTGCCATTCTTGGTGGATGCGCCGCTGCGTTTTCGCTGCGTTATCTGCCGCAGGGAACGACATTTGTTACGGCGCTGCTGCGACTGGCCACGGGGACAGCGGCGTGGTTTGTTGTAGTGGTTGTCGTGCTGCTGCTTACGCGTTCCGCACTGCCTGCAGTTGTTCTGCGTAGAAAGACGAAGCCGGCTTCTGCCGCTGCGCCGTTGATTGAGGCATCCGATGCACCCGACCGATAG